In a single window of the Luteolibacter yonseiensis genome:
- a CDS encoding homocysteine S-methyltransferase family protein: protein MPQADPTEELQRALSERILVLDGAMGTTIRGYGLSEAEARGERYADNDKDLLNNGDILSITRPDVIGDIHKRFYEAGSDICETNTFSATGIAQSEFFVEDPREHGGRKDPEFFQKILENNFLNDLAWEMNVESSRLCRKWADDIGTDTGRKRYVAGAIGPLTVSLTNSPDANDPGFRVVTFDQVLAAYKHQIRGLIEGGCDILMVETIFDSLNAKAAVVAIQEVYDEDKTRLPVIVSAAVGLGGETMISAQKVEALWNAFAHTKPLAIGLNCSLGPDLMRPHLEELSACAAAAISCYPNAGLPNPLAPTGFDLEPKHMYDYMAEFAQAGLLNLAGGCCGNTPEHVAAIAQAVARFAPREVPVVR, encoded by the coding sequence ATGCCGCAGGCCGATCCCACCGAAGAACTCCAACGCGCCCTTTCCGAACGAATCCTCGTGCTCGACGGAGCGATGGGGACCACGATCCGTGGCTACGGCCTGAGCGAGGCGGAGGCTCGCGGGGAACGTTATGCGGACAATGACAAGGATCTATTAAACAACGGCGACATCCTGTCCATCACCCGGCCCGATGTCATCGGAGACATCCACAAGCGCTTCTACGAGGCGGGTTCGGACATCTGCGAGACCAACACCTTTTCCGCGACCGGCATCGCGCAGAGCGAGTTCTTCGTTGAGGACCCGCGCGAGCACGGCGGACGCAAGGATCCCGAATTTTTCCAAAAGATCCTCGAGAACAATTTCCTCAACGACCTCGCATGGGAGATGAACGTCGAGTCCTCACGCCTCTGCCGGAAATGGGCGGACGACATCGGCACCGACACAGGCCGCAAGCGCTACGTCGCCGGAGCCATCGGGCCGCTCACCGTTTCCCTGACGAACTCGCCGGACGCGAACGACCCCGGCTTCCGGGTGGTGACCTTCGACCAGGTGCTGGCCGCCTACAAACACCAGATCCGAGGCCTCATCGAGGGCGGTTGTGACATCCTGATGGTCGAGACGATTTTCGATTCGCTCAATGCGAAGGCCGCCGTCGTCGCCATCCAGGAAGTCTATGATGAAGACAAGACGCGTCTCCCCGTGATCGTCTCTGCCGCCGTCGGGCTGGGTGGGGAAACGATGATCTCCGCGCAGAAGGTGGAGGCGCTGTGGAACGCCTTCGCCCACACCAAGCCGCTGGCCATCGGCCTGAACTGCTCGCTCGGCCCGGACCTGATGCGTCCCCACCTCGAGGAACTCTCCGCCTGCGCCGCGGCCGCCATTTCCTGCTACCCGAACGCGGGCCTGCCGAACCCTCTCGCGCCCACCGGCTTCGACCTCGAACCGAAGCACATGTATGATTACATGGCCGAGTTCGCCCAAGCAGGCCTCCTCAACCTCGCCGGCGGCTGCTGCGGAAACACTCCGGAGCACGTCGCCGCCATCGCCCAGGCCGTCGCCAGATTCGCCCCGCGCGAGGTGCCGGTGGTTCGTTGA
- the rlmN gene encoding 23S rRNA (adenine(2503)-C(2))-methyltransferase RlmN produces the protein MLPALTGQSPESLATWLKEAGEPAFRAAQILEWVWKKKVTSYDAMTNLPATLRSKLAEVFRLTSLEHSTTQGSADTTRKFLFRLHDGRYVESVLIPANPALYGEKSDRRTLCVSSQVGCAYGCKFCASGLAGFTRNLDASEIAGQVLAAEQLSGERVDSLVFMGMGEPMANLDNLLAAISLITGEKTLHLGARHLTISTSGLVPQIKKLAEHPQQIRLAISLHGATDEVRQQIMPVNKKWPVAELFEALDYWNSRKNQKLTLEYILIQDVNDSLEQAAILAKKARKLNAKVNLIPYNTVEGLEWKRPPNNHCKAFQQVLQNAGVTANLRLEKGHDIDAACGQLRLKQETAEGIIEAPAKR, from the coding sequence ATGCTTCCCGCACTCACCGGCCAATCCCCCGAATCCCTCGCCACCTGGCTCAAGGAGGCGGGCGAGCCGGCGTTCCGTGCCGCGCAGATCCTCGAGTGGGTTTGGAAGAAAAAAGTCACGTCGTATGACGCGATGACGAACCTGCCCGCCACCCTGCGTTCGAAGCTGGCGGAGGTCTTTCGCCTCACCTCTCTGGAGCACTCCACCACCCAGGGCTCCGCGGACACCACCCGCAAGTTCCTCTTCCGCCTCCACGACGGCCGCTATGTGGAAAGCGTGCTCATCCCGGCGAACCCCGCGCTCTACGGCGAAAAATCCGACCGCCGCACGCTCTGCGTCTCCTCCCAGGTCGGCTGCGCCTACGGTTGCAAGTTCTGCGCGTCCGGCCTCGCGGGCTTCACCCGGAACCTCGACGCCTCGGAAATCGCCGGACAGGTTCTCGCCGCCGAACAACTCTCCGGGGAGCGCGTCGATTCCCTCGTCTTCATGGGCATGGGCGAGCCGATGGCGAACCTCGACAACCTCCTCGCCGCCATCTCCCTCATCACCGGGGAAAAAACCCTGCACCTCGGCGCGCGCCACCTCACCATCTCCACCTCCGGCCTCGTCCCGCAGATCAAGAAACTCGCCGAGCACCCGCAGCAGATCCGCCTCGCCATCTCCCTCCACGGCGCCACCGACGAGGTCCGCCAGCAGATCATGCCGGTGAATAAAAAGTGGCCCGTCGCCGAACTCTTCGAAGCCCTCGACTACTGGAACTCCCGCAAGAACCAGAAGCTCACCCTCGAATACATCCTCATCCAGGACGTCAACGACTCGCTCGAACAAGCCGCCATCCTCGCGAAAAAGGCCCGCAAGCTCAACGCGAAGGTGAACCTGATCCCCTACAACACCGTCGAGGGGCTCGAATGGAAACGCCCGCCGAACAACCACTGCAAGGCCTTCCAGCAGGTCCTCCAGAACGCAGGCGTCACCGCGAACCTCCGTCTCGAAAAAGGCCACGACATCGACGCCGCCTGCGGCCAGCTCCGACTCAAGCAGGAAACCGCCGAAGGCATCATCGAAGCCCCGGCGAAACGGTAG
- a CDS encoding protein kinase domain-containing protein produces MDTIPGEDAMLNPPHPTLAGLDPAALLQQGVAADTLAGDLAGDLAGDLAGDSPPFHLPPIGELEGLFPQFEILEFVGQGGMGAVYKVRQKELDRVVALKILPPAIGGTPGFSERFAREAKALARLNHPGIVTIHEFGKTASPEQPLYFILMEFVDGLNLAQLMKAGRISPREALAIVPQICDALQSAHDQGIVHRDIKPENILLDRLGRVKVADFGIAKVVGDAASADDGSRGGGAGEQRFQADATLGEKVIGTPQYMAPEQMGSPAEVDHRADIYALGVVFYQMLTGELPGKDLQAPSRKVRIDVRLDEMVLRALDSDPQRRYQTAHEFRTVLEELPSGPSPVPPPPPLPKRGMVRRWWWMFLVMLVLGPVIGLGVGAGVAYLVPKKWEAESLIELQPRDGQEVSGRLFRAEVDKIKSAAALATVADELGLAEKWGLPRESVVDILKGIVNTDNLRGTDLISVRVRHTRMRDTFDIAEALAVNYRRNAAYHVIVHEDPQVMRETPISPNVPVLLMIGGAAGLLFSPLMALAVMGVLQRMFPEKPKDAAAGGRFPALLVIALLLVVTAIGLAVGGSVLAYVTMGEAVTSPPAAVETSGTAISQNSEKSENTTDGIANQYLDLVLELSAAEAAGLGEAHPNRIAKRNKLARFNAAYPDMPDMPDARCRELAAGRLRDLEERMMQLKDGGLGEKHPNYIRLKVPADALKEVIAGKDGVPEEAPPSLQERMVDLEIAAIKLRKMYLPDHPDVKKAALAVDDFIRANPTARGGDYVEVLKRRRESVQNRIKEASSKYLDNHPEMAVLKHELEAVDQLLGIARHVMLRPPRPSAAGEVKYRFDCGGDTMQMMIQRIRRELALRICHEVGGRKGDGQGGIRYSDLQAELEMKEIAGRMTLRERERLVDLRRHQMPETTVTDETRYYGEITAVSERDLLEQLTEGTPYQCRPAADGRRWVVSPREGSRLDYPVTLDTLGLTVELAAGRIAAQSPDGKVRLIGRGPLEARPWCDVVCEPRKFDGRPAWEVLCEIGAQVNADSVYDLTDLLVIQPGQWGGVVKPSSVTMRLHVLADGSFKLDGAAVSRNELEDALKALREKSEDAKVSISADAGVRYESVTEIIGLCQNTGIWNLSFAGNAEDGVTEWLAKMDAGSYAECYATSAEMVKKAVSEEKWKEAMVMFRTPMGAVVSRKLIKSEDVRQLPGMPDGEHRVIRFETEFVNKKSAVETVFFTKETNGVWKSSGYFIR; encoded by the coding sequence ATGGACACAATCCCGGGCGAAGACGCCATGCTGAACCCTCCCCATCCGACTCTCGCCGGGCTTGATCCCGCGGCTCTGCTGCAGCAGGGCGTGGCGGCGGACACCCTGGCGGGGGACCTGGCGGGGGACCTGGCGGGGGACCTGGCGGGGGATTCACCGCCGTTCCATCTGCCACCCATCGGGGAGCTGGAGGGGCTTTTCCCGCAGTTCGAGATTCTGGAATTCGTCGGGCAGGGGGGCATGGGGGCGGTTTACAAGGTGCGGCAGAAGGAGCTGGACCGGGTGGTGGCCTTGAAGATCCTGCCGCCCGCCATCGGTGGCACGCCGGGGTTTTCCGAACGGTTCGCCCGGGAGGCGAAGGCGCTGGCGCGGTTGAACCACCCGGGCATCGTGACAATCCATGAGTTCGGGAAAACGGCGTCGCCGGAGCAGCCGCTGTATTTCATCCTGATGGAGTTCGTGGACGGGTTGAATCTGGCGCAGCTGATGAAGGCGGGCCGCATCTCGCCGCGCGAGGCGCTGGCCATCGTCCCGCAGATCTGCGACGCGTTGCAGTCCGCGCATGACCAGGGGATCGTCCACCGCGACATCAAGCCGGAGAACATCCTGCTGGACCGGCTGGGCAGGGTGAAGGTGGCGGACTTCGGGATCGCGAAGGTGGTGGGCGATGCGGCCTCCGCCGATGACGGGTCGCGTGGCGGCGGGGCGGGGGAACAGCGGTTCCAGGCGGATGCGACCCTGGGGGAGAAGGTCATCGGCACGCCGCAGTACATGGCTCCGGAGCAAATGGGCAGTCCGGCGGAGGTGGACCACCGGGCGGACATCTATGCGCTTGGGGTGGTTTTCTATCAGATGCTCACCGGCGAGCTTCCGGGCAAGGACCTGCAGGCACCGTCGAGGAAGGTCCGCATCGATGTGCGTCTGGACGAGATGGTGCTGCGCGCCTTGGACAGCGATCCGCAGCGGCGTTACCAGACGGCGCATGAATTCCGCACGGTGCTGGAAGAACTGCCATCTGGCCCATCACCTGTGCCGCCGCCACCACCGCTGCCGAAGCGCGGGATGGTCCGCCGCTGGTGGTGGATGTTTCTGGTGATGCTGGTGCTCGGTCCGGTGATCGGGCTGGGGGTGGGAGCGGGAGTGGCCTATCTCGTACCGAAGAAGTGGGAGGCGGAGTCGCTCATCGAACTGCAACCCCGGGATGGTCAGGAGGTCAGCGGCCGTTTGTTCCGGGCCGAGGTTGACAAGATCAAGTCCGCGGCGGCACTCGCCACGGTGGCGGACGAGCTTGGGCTGGCGGAAAAGTGGGGTCTTCCGCGGGAATCGGTGGTCGATATTCTCAAAGGCATCGTGAACACGGATAATCTCCGTGGCACGGACCTGATCAGCGTGAGGGTGCGGCATACCAGGATGCGGGATACCTTCGATATCGCGGAAGCGTTGGCGGTGAATTACCGGCGGAATGCCGCATACCACGTGATCGTGCATGAGGATCCGCAGGTGATGCGGGAAACCCCTATTTCGCCGAACGTGCCGGTGTTGCTCATGATCGGCGGCGCGGCCGGCCTGCTATTTTCCCCGCTGATGGCGCTGGCGGTGATGGGTGTGCTGCAGCGCATGTTTCCGGAAAAACCAAAGGACGCGGCGGCCGGAGGGCGGTTCCCGGCATTGCTCGTTATCGCCCTGTTGTTGGTGGTGACCGCGATCGGCCTGGCTGTCGGCGGATCGGTGTTGGCGTATGTGACGATGGGCGAGGCGGTGACCTCTCCACCGGCGGCGGTCGAAACCAGCGGGACGGCCATTTCGCAGAACTCGGAGAAATCGGAAAACACCACCGACGGAATTGCGAACCAGTATCTCGATCTCGTGCTGGAGCTGTCGGCCGCGGAGGCCGCCGGGTTGGGAGAAGCTCACCCGAATCGGATCGCGAAACGCAACAAGCTGGCCCGCTTCAACGCGGCTTACCCCGATATGCCGGACATGCCGGACGCCCGGTGCCGCGAGCTGGCGGCGGGAAGGCTGCGGGATCTGGAGGAGCGGATGATGCAGCTGAAGGATGGAGGGTTGGGCGAGAAGCATCCGAACTACATCCGGCTGAAAGTCCCGGCGGACGCCTTGAAAGAAGTCATCGCCGGGAAGGACGGGGTGCCGGAGGAGGCTCCACCCTCGTTGCAAGAGCGAATGGTGGATCTGGAGATCGCCGCCATCAAACTGAGGAAGATGTATTTGCCAGACCATCCGGACGTGAAAAAGGCCGCGCTGGCGGTGGATGATTTCATCCGGGCGAATCCGACCGCGCGTGGGGGCGACTACGTGGAGGTGCTCAAGCGGCGGCGGGAATCGGTTCAAAACCGCATCAAGGAAGCTTCGAGCAAGTATCTCGACAACCATCCGGAAATGGCGGTGCTGAAACACGAGTTGGAAGCCGTCGATCAACTGCTTGGAATCGCCCGTCACGTGATGCTCCGCCCGCCCCGGCCTTCCGCGGCGGGGGAGGTGAAATATCGTTTCGATTGCGGTGGAGACACGATGCAGATGATGATCCAGCGGATCCGGCGGGAACTGGCTCTGCGGATCTGCCATGAGGTCGGCGGGAGGAAGGGCGACGGGCAGGGGGGAATCCGCTATTCCGACCTGCAGGCGGAGCTGGAGATGAAGGAGATCGCCGGGAGGATGACGCTTCGTGAAAGGGAACGGCTGGTCGATTTGAGGAGGCATCAGATGCCGGAAACCACCGTGACCGACGAGACCCGGTATTATGGTGAGATCACGGCGGTGTCCGAGCGGGATCTGTTGGAGCAACTGACGGAGGGCACGCCCTACCAGTGTCGTCCGGCTGCGGATGGCAGGAGGTGGGTGGTTTCCCCACGGGAGGGTTCCCGCCTGGATTACCCCGTCACGCTGGATACTCTGGGACTCACGGTGGAACTGGCTGCGGGAAGGATCGCCGCACAGTCTCCGGATGGAAAGGTGCGCCTGATCGGCAGGGGGCCGCTGGAGGCGAGGCCCTGGTGCGATGTGGTTTGTGAGCCGCGGAAGTTCGACGGCCGGCCGGCGTGGGAGGTACTCTGCGAGATCGGGGCGCAGGTGAACGCGGATTCGGTTTACGATCTCACCGACCTGCTGGTGATCCAGCCGGGCCAATGGGGAGGAGTGGTCAAGCCCTCGTCTGTGACCATGAGGCTGCACGTGCTGGCGGATGGCTCATTCAAGCTGGATGGAGCGGCGGTTTCCCGAAATGAGCTGGAGGATGCGCTCAAGGCGCTTCGGGAGAAGTCGGAGGATGCCAAGGTGTCCATCAGCGCCGATGCGGGAGTACGGTATGAATCGGTGACGGAGATCATCGGTCTTTGCCAGAACACCGGAATCTGGAACCTGTCATTTGCGGGGAACGCGGAGGACGGGGTGACGGAGTGGCTCGCGAAAATGGACGCGGGAAGTTATGCGGAGTGTTATGCCACGTCCGCGGAGATGGTGAAAAAGGCGGTGTCGGAAGAGAAGTGGAAGGAGGCGATGGTGATGTTCCGAACACCGATGGGCGCGGTGGTCTCGAGGAAATTGATCAAGAGCGAGGACGTGAGGCAACTGCCCGGCATGCCGGATGGCGAGCACCGGGTGATCCGGTTCGAGACGGAATTCGTTAATAAGAAAAGTGCCGTGGAAACGGTCTTCTTCACCAAGGAAACCAACGGAGTGTGGAAATCCTCCGGTTATTTCATCCGATGA
- a CDS encoding RNA polymerase sigma factor, with translation MSVGDGFFATTRWTLVRAAGRGESPQVDAALESLCTAYWFPLYAYVRRHGFAKEDAEDLTQAFFARLLARRDFAGLREENGRFRAFLLAALKNFLANERDRAGRLKRGGAITHLSLDWQSADTKFEVSDNGNPSPDEAYDREWAVALLERVILRLREECVAEGRAERFEQLKDFLTTGRGEISHAERAAELGMEEGTLRAAVHRLRKRYRELLRREVGDTLADPAMVEEELAVLLGAFT, from the coding sequence ATGAGCGTGGGGGATGGATTTTTCGCGACGACGCGCTGGACGCTGGTGCGGGCGGCGGGGCGAGGGGAGTCGCCGCAGGTGGACGCCGCGCTGGAGTCGCTTTGCACGGCGTATTGGTTTCCGCTTTACGCGTATGTCCGGCGGCACGGATTTGCCAAGGAGGATGCGGAGGACCTCACGCAGGCGTTCTTCGCAAGACTGCTGGCCCGGCGGGATTTCGCGGGACTGCGTGAGGAGAACGGCCGGTTCCGCGCGTTCCTGCTGGCGGCGCTGAAGAATTTCCTGGCGAACGAACGGGACCGCGCGGGGCGGTTGAAACGTGGCGGGGCGATCACCCATCTGTCGCTGGACTGGCAGAGCGCGGACACGAAATTCGAGGTCTCCGACAACGGGAACCCATCGCCGGACGAGGCGTATGACCGCGAGTGGGCGGTGGCGCTGCTGGAGAGGGTGATTCTCCGGCTGCGGGAGGAATGCGTGGCGGAGGGCAGGGCGGAGCGCTTCGAGCAGCTCAAGGATTTTCTCACCACCGGGCGCGGGGAGATCTCCCATGCGGAACGGGCGGCGGAGCTGGGCATGGAGGAGGGCACGCTGCGTGCGGCGGTGCACCGGTTGAGGAAGCGCTACCGCGAACTGCTGCGCCGCGAGGTGGGTGATACGCTGGCGGACCCGGCGATGGTGGAGGAGGAACTGGCGGTTTTGTTGGGAGCGTTCACATGA
- a CDS encoding ankyrin repeat domain-containing protein, with the protein MSSLAQELWDAAWDGDLKRMETCLGRGAGVNARPNGSSALEAAAYHGKAEACEFLLERGADADACHEPTGETVLHQAITKRDAERTRIVELLVAAGAEVNRRTVPGVVTQSFARDIRTRGETPLHRAAAYGDVEMIRILVSAGADKAARDAHGESPLTWASWHLRENDVLRLLLHGGFEGSLP; encoded by the coding sequence ATGTCATCACTCGCACAAGAACTATGGGACGCCGCATGGGACGGCGATCTGAAACGGATGGAAACCTGTCTGGGCCGTGGAGCCGGGGTGAACGCCCGGCCGAACGGCTCCTCCGCGCTGGAAGCGGCGGCGTATCATGGCAAGGCGGAGGCTTGTGAATTCCTCCTCGAGAGGGGAGCGGATGCGGATGCCTGCCACGAACCGACGGGGGAAACGGTGTTGCACCAGGCGATCACCAAGCGGGATGCGGAGCGCACGCGCATCGTGGAACTGCTGGTGGCGGCGGGGGCGGAGGTGAACCGCAGGACCGTGCCGGGTGTGGTGACGCAGTCGTTCGCCAGGGACATCCGCACGCGTGGTGAGACACCGCTGCACCGGGCGGCGGCCTATGGGGATGTGGAGATGATCCGCATCCTCGTTTCCGCCGGGGCGGACAAGGCGGCGAGGGACGCTCATGGCGAGTCGCCCCTGACGTGGGCGAGCTGGCATCTGCGGGAGAATGACGTGCTGCGGCTGCTGTTGCACGGCGGGTTCGAAGGATCGCTGCCATGA
- a CDS encoding PH domain-containing protein, translating to MKTYKAPWGTALKVISGFLVLLTIGLVAGPLILPDVIPRFDSGWLLPVFVAALLPFMVLGYEVTEEAILIRRPFWKTRLSRKGLMSATVEPRAMSRSIRTCGNGGGFSFTGWYWKSGMGTFRAYVTDLDRTVVLRFEKRTVVVSPGEPEDFVDALSKGNG from the coding sequence ATGAAAACATACAAGGCCCCGTGGGGCACAGCTCTGAAAGTCATCTCCGGGTTTCTCGTCTTGCTGACGATCGGCCTGGTCGCGGGACCATTGATCCTGCCGGACGTCATACCCCGGTTTGATTCCGGGTGGTTGCTGCCGGTGTTCGTGGCGGCGTTGCTGCCGTTCATGGTGCTGGGTTACGAGGTCACGGAGGAGGCGATCCTGATCCGCCGTCCGTTCTGGAAAACCCGGCTGTCGCGCAAGGGGCTGATGTCGGCGACCGTGGAACCGAGGGCGATGTCCCGCTCCATCCGCACCTGCGGGAACGGCGGCGGGTTTTCATTCACGGGCTGGTATTGGAAAAGCGGCATGGGCACCTTCAGGGCGTATGTGACGGACCTGGATCGCACGGTGGTGCTGAGGTTTGAGAAGCGCACGGTGGTGGTGTCCCCGGGCGAGCCGGAGGATTTTGTAGATGCGTTGTCAAAAGGAAATGGATAG
- the metH gene encoding methionine synthase, translating to MKTIPHALRLSGTEAYNHTADKRFLMIGERANVAGSPQFAKLVRAGDLEAAVEVARQQVGNGANVIDICFDDGLIDGKAMMSRFLQLLQGEPDVAKVPIMVDSSKWEILEEGLKYLQGKGIVNSISLKEGEENFKRQARHIMKYGAAVVVMAFDENGQAASYEEKVRICERAYRILVDEVGFNQDDIIFDPNILTVATGIEEHNNYALDFINATRWIKENLPGAKVSGGVSNISFSFRGNNKVREAMHSAFLYHAGLAGMDMGIVNAGMLELYDEIPKDLLEHVEDVLLNRRPDSTERLLELAESYKNVGGKKIEEDLAWRSESVEKRLEHALLRGIDKYIDEDTEEARLKYVRPLKVIEGPLMDGMGVVGDLFGAGKMFLPQVVKSARVMKKAVAWLFPFMEADKAEYLAADIAAFKEEDPSLSNEEALKLAERGRSAGRFLIATVKGDVHDIGKNIVGVVLSCNGFEVTDMGVMVSCDKILAKAKEIGADVIGLSGLITPSLDEMVHVAKEMERLDFKVPLLIGGATTSAAHTAIKIAQHYSGPVVHVLDASRSVPVTTSLLSKDQKEGFAAENREKQQKLRDNFLGGPKRETLTLEDARAAGPKLDWQNYTPPVPAFTGTRTISNPSLRELAEFIDWTPFFHAWELRGVWDRKANVLKTKNAEGAAEAAKLHQDALGWIDRIIAEDRFRAEGIYGFFPANSDGDDIIVWTDGTRTTERTRFHSLRQQIKKDSGKPNVALADWVAGGGLPDFIGGFVVGIHGAHEFADELDKQIDPYGSIMVKAIADRFAEAFAEFLHHKARIEWGYETEDELTHDQLIHENYRGIRPAPGYPAQPDHTEKPLLFDLLGAPEATGVTLTESCAMHPGAAVCGLYFSHPDSHYFAISEIQKDQIEDYAKRKGITVQETEKWLGPWLGYA from the coding sequence ATGAAAACCATTCCCCACGCCCTCCGTCTCTCCGGCACCGAGGCCTACAACCACACCGCCGACAAGCGTTTCCTGATGATCGGCGAGCGCGCGAATGTCGCGGGTTCCCCGCAGTTCGCGAAGCTGGTCCGGGCCGGTGATCTGGAGGCCGCGGTGGAGGTCGCCCGCCAGCAGGTGGGCAATGGCGCGAACGTCATCGACATCTGTTTCGATGACGGCCTCATCGACGGCAAGGCGATGATGAGCCGCTTCCTCCAGCTCCTCCAGGGCGAACCGGACGTCGCGAAGGTGCCCATCATGGTGGACTCCTCGAAATGGGAGATTCTCGAGGAAGGACTGAAGTATCTGCAGGGCAAGGGCATCGTGAACTCGATCTCGCTGAAGGAGGGCGAGGAGAACTTCAAGCGGCAGGCGCGCCACATCATGAAATACGGTGCGGCGGTCGTCGTCATGGCCTTCGACGAGAACGGCCAGGCCGCCTCGTATGAGGAGAAGGTCCGCATCTGCGAACGCGCCTACCGCATCCTTGTCGACGAGGTCGGCTTCAACCAGGACGACATCATTTTCGACCCGAACATCCTGACGGTCGCCACCGGCATCGAGGAGCACAACAACTACGCGCTCGACTTCATCAACGCCACGCGTTGGATCAAGGAGAACCTCCCCGGCGCGAAGGTGTCCGGCGGTGTTTCGAACATTTCCTTCTCCTTCCGTGGGAACAACAAGGTCCGCGAGGCGATGCACTCCGCCTTCCTCTACCACGCCGGACTCGCCGGCATGGACATGGGCATCGTCAACGCGGGCATGCTGGAGCTTTACGACGAGATCCCGAAGGACCTGCTGGAACACGTCGAGGACGTGCTGCTGAACCGCCGCCCGGATTCCACGGAGAGGCTGCTGGAACTTGCGGAAAGCTACAAGAACGTCGGCGGCAAGAAGATCGAGGAAGACCTCGCATGGCGCTCGGAGTCCGTGGAGAAACGTCTCGAGCACGCGTTGCTGCGCGGCATCGACAAATACATCGACGAGGACACCGAGGAGGCCCGCTTGAAATACGTGCGTCCGCTCAAGGTCATCGAGGGACCGCTGATGGATGGCATGGGCGTCGTCGGCGACCTCTTCGGCGCGGGCAAGATGTTCCTGCCGCAGGTGGTGAAATCCGCACGTGTCATGAAGAAGGCGGTTGCCTGGCTTTTCCCGTTCATGGAGGCGGACAAGGCGGAATACCTCGCCGCGGACATCGCCGCGTTCAAGGAGGAGGATCCCTCCCTCTCGAACGAGGAGGCGCTGAAGCTGGCCGAGCGCGGGCGCTCCGCCGGACGCTTCCTCATCGCCACCGTGAAGGGCGACGTGCACGACATCGGCAAGAACATCGTCGGCGTGGTGCTTTCCTGCAACGGCTTCGAGGTCACCGACATGGGCGTGATGGTGTCATGTGACAAGATCCTCGCCAAGGCGAAGGAAATCGGTGCGGACGTCATCGGGTTGTCCGGACTCATCACGCCGTCGCTCGACGAGATGGTGCATGTGGCCAAGGAAATGGAGCGACTGGATTTCAAGGTGCCTCTTCTCATCGGCGGGGCGACGACCTCCGCCGCGCATACCGCGATCAAGATCGCGCAGCATTATTCCGGGCCGGTGGTGCACGTGCTGGACGCGTCCCGCTCGGTGCCTGTGACCACGTCGCTGCTTTCAAAAGACCAGAAGGAGGGATTCGCCGCCGAGAACCGCGAGAAGCAGCAGAAGCTGCGCGACAACTTCCTCGGCGGCCCGAAACGCGAAACCCTCACGCTCGAGGACGCCCGAGCCGCCGGACCGAAGCTGGATTGGCAAAACTACACGCCGCCCGTGCCCGCCTTCACCGGAACCCGCACCATTTCCAATCCCTCCCTGCGCGAGCTGGCGGAGTTCATCGACTGGACGCCGTTCTTCCACGCGTGGGAACTGCGCGGCGTGTGGGACCGCAAGGCGAACGTTCTCAAGACCAAGAACGCGGAGGGTGCGGCGGAGGCGGCGAAGCTCCATCAGGACGCGCTCGGCTGGATCGACCGCATCATTGCGGAAGACCGCTTCCGCGCCGAGGGCATCTACGGATTCTTCCCCGCGAACTCGGATGGCGACGACATCATCGTCTGGACCGACGGGACCCGCACCACCGAGCGCACGCGTTTCCACAGCCTGCGCCAGCAGATCAAGAAAGACTCCGGAAAGCCGAATGTCGCGCTGGCGGACTGGGTGGCGGGGGGGGGGCTTCCCGATTTCATCGGCGGCTTCGTCGTCGGCATCCATGGCGCGCATGAGTTCGCGGACGAACTGGACAAACAGATCGACCCCTACGGTTCCATCATGGTGAAGGCCATCGCGGACCGGTTCGCGGAGGCGTTCGCGGAATTCCTCCATCACAAGGCCCGTATCGAGTGGGGTTACGAGACCGAGGACGAGCTCACGCACGACCAGCTCATCCACGAGAACTACCGCGGCATCCGTCCGGCGCCGGGCTACCCCGCGCAGCCGGACCACACGGAGAAGCCGCTGTTGTTCGACCTGCTGGGAGCACCCGAAGCGACCGGCGTTACGCTCACGGAAAGCTGTGCGATGCACCCCGGAGCCGCCGTCTGTGGGTTGTATTTCTCCCATCCGGACAGCCATTACTTCGCCATTTCCGAGATTCAGAAGGATCAGATCGAGGACTATGCGAAGCGCAAGGGCATCACCGTGCAGGAGACCGAGAAATGGCTGGGTCCGTGGCTGGGATATGCCTGA
- a CDS encoding GxxExxY protein has translation MKTRDELNQLSGQIVDAAMEVHREFGPGLLERVYEAALQRELPLRGIPSRRQGQSAVSYKGELLDEDAYRIDLLVDESVVIEVKTVAAILPIHEAQLHTYMRLSRMNFGLLINFNVILLKDGIKRHVINFPH, from the coding sequence ATGAAAACGAGAGATGAATTGAACCAGTTGTCGGGGCAGATCGTCGATGCGGCGATGGAGGTTCATCGTGAATTCGGGCCGGGTCTGCTGGAACGGGTTTACGAGGCCGCGCTTCAAAGGGAATTGCCGCTGAGAGGCATCCCTTCACGGAGGCAGGGTCAATCCGCGGTTTCCTATAAGGGCGAACTCCTTGATGAGGATGCTTATCGGATCGATCTTCTGGTTGACGAATCGGTCGTTATCGAGGTCAAAACCGTGGCGGCCATCCTCCCGATCCACGAGGCCCAGCTCCATACCTACATGCGCCTTTCCCGGATGAATTTCGGCCTGCTGATCAACTTCAACGTGATCCTCCTCAAAGACGGAATCAAACGCCACGTCATCAATTTCCCTCATTAA